From a single Larimichthys crocea isolate SSNF chromosome XIII, L_crocea_2.0, whole genome shotgun sequence genomic region:
- the twist1a gene encoding twist-related protein 1a, giving the protein MREEDSSPMDSAGNSEEETDRQLPRRGARKRRATRKSAYDDEEGDTESPSPEKKKCRKSCDGGGGSAGSVGSEGSSSPEPSFDDLQTQRVMANIRERQRTQSLNEAFTSLRKIIPTLPSDKLSKIQTLKLAARYIDFLCQVLQSDELDARGTSCSYVAHERLSYAFSVWRMGGAWSLSTTSH; this is encoded by the coding sequence ATGCGGGAAGAGGACTCCTCCCCAATGGACAGTGCGGGGAACAGTGAGGAGGAGACCGACCGTCAGCTGCCGCGGAGAGGCGCGAGGAAGCGGAGGGCGACGCGGAAGAGCGCttatgatgatgaggagggagaCACTGAGAGCCCGAGTCCCGAGAAGAAGAAATGCAGAAAGAGTTGTGACGGCGGAGGCGGCAGCGCAGGGAGCGTCGGcagtgaaggcagcagcagccccgAGCCCTCCTTCGACGACCTACAGACTCAGCGCGTGATGGCCAACATCCGCGAGCGGCAACGGACACAGTCCCTCAACGAGGCTTTCACGTCGTTGCGTAAGATCATTCCCACCCTCCCATCGGACAAACTCAGTAAGATCCAGACTCTGAAGCTCGCGGCCCGGTACATCGACTTCCTGTGCCAAGTTCTCCAGAGCGACGAGCTGGACGCGCGAGGGACCAGCTGCAGCTACGTGGCGCACGAGCGCCTGAGCTACGCGTTCTCGGTCTGGAGGATGGGTGGCGCGTGGTCCCTGTCTACTACGTCCCACTAG
- the LOC104936996 gene encoding pancreas transcription factor 1 subunit alpha: MQGRLVDSTLIHFVNDMSLMEFPQKCTLESKQQVDNDSSSPNNQMRLNDVPWSRELENGVCTEHLVMGAPRYYSRGAHGHPSKSKRRRIINVVQRQAANVRERKRMFSLNEAFDELRRKVPTFAYEKRLSRIDTLRLAIVYISFMTDLLEQNSQNSPV; this comes from the coding sequence ATGCAAGGTCGCTTAGTGGACTCCACGTTAATACATTTTGTCAATGACATGAGCCTGATGGAGTTTCCGCAAAAGTGCACTTTGGAATCAAAACAGCAGGTGGATAATGACTCATCCAGTCCGAACAACCAGATGCGGCTGAACGACGTGCCGTGGAGCAGGGAGCTGGAAAACGGCGTGTGCACCGAGCATCTGGTGATGGGTGCGCCGAGGTACTATAGCCGCGGGGCACATGGGCATCCCAGCAAGTCTAAACGGAGGAGGATCATCAACGTGGTCCAAAGGCAGGCGGCCAATGTGCGGGAAAGGAAGCGGATGTTTAGCCTGAATGAGGCGTTTGATGAACTTAGGAGGAAAGTTCCCACATTCGCCTACGAGAAGAGACTGTCCCGCATCGACACACTCCGTCTGGCCATCGTCTACATTTCATTCATGACGGACCTGCTGGAGCAAAATAGTCAAAACAGCCCAGTATGA
- the polr1f gene encoding DNA-directed RNA polymerase I subunit RPA43, with the protein MANLTHAEDPQHVKMSGEVSAATAQDQPADVSSVAGRGGAAVPCCIPSFAAASELLSAPYSCLVTSTHRRHIGLPPVYLNKKKTGIQEELAAELLKFSESLKGVPLAYDNIRIVGQHGDIYDDSGYVHMDIEANFIVFQPKRGQKLLGTVNKLGVSHVGCLVHGCFNASILKPNLVSVETWRDAGPRIGTELEFEVTALDADSVGVLLIRGRLDRTRVQELLAIGESSKSGVTTDQPESPETEAKPELNPEPTEDSPVNTPKKKKKKKKDKVKEEETEMPVGGDTAPELNGTMDEANGNEVGKKKKKKKKEKHLKEEEEEETEVSPMEVHGSDSSGYISDKPSKKRKHESGTDVTSGFSEDPEPPKSKKKRKSGIEQFA; encoded by the exons ATGGCGAATCTCACGCATGCTGAAGACCCACAACATGTGAAAATGTCCGGCGAGGTCTCCGCCGCCACTGCTCAAGACCAGCCGGCCGACGTGTCCTCTGTGGCGGGCAGAGGCGGCGCCGCGGTGCCGTGCTGCATCCCGTCGTTCGCAGCCGCCTCCGAGCTGCTGTCAGCGCCGTACTCGTGTCTGGTCACCAGCACGCACCGGAGACACATCGGCCTGCCGCCCGTGTACCTgaacaagaaaaagacaggTATTCAAGAGGAGCTGGCAGCCGAGCTGCTCAAGTTCTCAGAGAG TCTAAAGGGAGTACCCTTGGCGTATGACAACATCAGGATAGTGGGCCAGCACGGAGACATCTATGACGACAGCGGCTACGTCCACATGGACATCGAGGCCAACTTTATTGTCTTTCAGCCTAAAAGAGGACAGAAACTGCTG GGGACGGTTAATAAACTAGGTGTAAGCCACGTGGGCTGCCTGGTGCATGGCTGCTTCAACGCCAGCATCCTCAAACCCAACCTGGTCTCTGTGGAAACTTGGCGGGACGCAGGGCCAAGAATCGGTACAGAGCTGGAGTTTGAGGTGACTGCACTCGACGCTGACTCTGTGGGAGTGCTGCTCATCAGAGGTCGACTGGACAGGACCAG GGTGCAGGAGCTACTTGCTATTGGTGAGAGCTCAAAGTCCGGTGTCACCACAGACCAGCCAGAATCGCCAGAAACAGAAGCAAAGCCAGAATTGAACCCAGAACCCACAGAGGACTCTCCCGTCAACACCcccaagaagaaaaagaaaaagaagaaagacaaagtcaaagaggaggagacagagatgcCAGTGGGTGGTGACACTGCACCAGAGCTGAATGGAACAATGGATGAAGCAAATGGCAATGAAGTtggtaagaaaaagaaaaagaagaagaaggaaaaacatctgaaagaagaagaggaggaggagactgaggtcTCACCCATGGAGGTCCACGGCAGTGACTCCAGCGGGTACATTAGTGACAAGCCAagcaaaaagaggaaacatgaaTCTGGAACAGATGTCACTTCTGGTTTTAGTGAAGATCCTGAGCCACCAAAAtccaagaagaagaggaaaagcgGCATTGAGCAGTTTGCCTGA
- the tmem196 gene encoding transmembrane protein 196 isoform X3: protein MLCAFSRLYHRARILFSTQRNKKFLVCGMCGVLCARKRTGLIMILFSACCICGLIGGILNFQFVRALNKRPDSMHSIHLAAMTLACLGISSCTLSTWLTCRLASSEQQRMFLEREHSLHHSHEMSEKEILDNSSNGIPQISYNGHTTASP from the exons ATGCTGTGCGCTTTCAGTCGGCTCTATCACCGTGCAAGGATCCTATTTTCAACTCAAAGGAACAAGAAG tTTCTGGTCTGTGGGATGTGTGGAGTGCTGTGTGCTCGAAAGAGGACAGGTCTTATT ATGATCCTGTTTTCAGCATGCTGTATCTGTGGTCTAATTGGTGGGATCCTGAACTTCCAGTTTGTCCGGGCGCTCAACAAACGACCAGACTCCATGCACTCGATCCATCTGGCTGCCATGACTCTGGCATGTCtgg GCATCTCCTCCTGTACCTTATCCACGTGGCTGACGTGTCGCCTGGCCAGCTCTGAACAGCAGAGGATGTTCTTAGAGAGGGAACACTCATTGCACCACTCGCACGAGATGAGCGAGAAG GAGATCCTGGACAACTCCAGTAATGGCATTCCTCAGATCTCCTACAATGGACACACCACAGCATCACCATGA
- the tmem196 gene encoding transmembrane protein 196 isoform X2, producing the protein MCSSRKILWSLLLLSVVEVGLGVASIVLGAVGISWVRGQHKPQQGDASPVWSGLCFLVCGMCGVLCARKRTGLIMILFSACCICGLIGGILNFQFVRALNKRPDSMHSIHLAAMTLACLGISSCTLSTWLTCRLASSEQQRMFLEREHSLHHSHEMSEKEILDNSSNGIPQISYNGHTTASP; encoded by the exons ATGTGCTCCAGCCGCAAGATCCTGTGGAGTCTGCTCCTACTgtctgtggtggaggtgggCCTGGGTGTGGCGAGCATCGTTTTGGGAGCCGTGGGCATTAGCTGGGTCCGGGGGCAGCACAAGCCGCAGCAAGGCGACGCGTCCCCGGTGTGGAGCGGACTCTGT tTTCTGGTCTGTGGGATGTGTGGAGTGCTGTGTGCTCGAAAGAGGACAGGTCTTATT ATGATCCTGTTTTCAGCATGCTGTATCTGTGGTCTAATTGGTGGGATCCTGAACTTCCAGTTTGTCCGGGCGCTCAACAAACGACCAGACTCCATGCACTCGATCCATCTGGCTGCCATGACTCTGGCATGTCtgg GCATCTCCTCCTGTACCTTATCCACGTGGCTGACGTGTCGCCTGGCCAGCTCTGAACAGCAGAGGATGTTCTTAGAGAGGGAACACTCATTGCACCACTCGCACGAGATGAGCGAGAAG GAGATCCTGGACAACTCCAGTAATGGCATTCCTCAGATCTCCTACAATGGACACACCACAGCATCACCATGA
- the tmem196 gene encoding transmembrane protein 196 isoform X4, translated as MILFSACCICGLIGGILNFQFVRALNKRPDSMHSIHLAAMTLACLGISSCTLSTWLTCRLASSEQQRMFLEREHSLHHSHEMSEKEILDNSSNGIPQISYNGHTTASP; from the exons ATGATCCTGTTTTCAGCATGCTGTATCTGTGGTCTAATTGGTGGGATCCTGAACTTCCAGTTTGTCCGGGCGCTCAACAAACGACCAGACTCCATGCACTCGATCCATCTGGCTGCCATGACTCTGGCATGTCtgg GCATCTCCTCCTGTACCTTATCCACGTGGCTGACGTGTCGCCTGGCCAGCTCTGAACAGCAGAGGATGTTCTTAGAGAGGGAACACTCATTGCACCACTCGCACGAGATGAGCGAGAAG GAGATCCTGGACAACTCCAGTAATGGCATTCCTCAGATCTCCTACAATGGACACACCACAGCATCACCATGA
- the tmem196 gene encoding alpha-(1,3)-fucosyltransferase 9 isoform X1, whose protein sequence is MASFNISAVVVMLAGLIVLFLMFYKSSFMSPKCHPRPTNPLKLAKEAAKPILLLWFWPEDKKFDLQDCKMLWKIDGCHLTDDRSLYSKAQAVLLFHNAIRDDRSNLPTSPRARFQRWIWFNMDSPNNIRKIGGIEALFNLTLSYRRDADIHVRWTLMIKKNINEDFVLPKKERLLCWIVDSYDLQNKTGDKYSYYRELIKHIEVDVFYSRSNSSLKENYSQTISSCKFYLSFEDSIYRDGITEKFNEPLVAGTVPIALGPPRLDYEYFVPGSSFIHVNDFPGVAKLVEHLQTLDKDNEAYMRYFEWKRFYAVRQHPVEEKHMFAHAICQACHYISMRKEYRAIPDLYKWISQ, encoded by the coding sequence ATGGCTTCATTTAACATCTCGGCGGTGGTCGTCATGCTAGCAGGACTCatagttctgtttttaatgttctacAAGTCATCATTTATGTCTCCGAAATGTCATCCTCGTCCTACCAATCCACTAAAGCTTGCTAAAGAAGCAGCAAAACCTATATTGCTGCTTTGGTTCTGGCCTGAAGATAAAAAGTTTGATCTACAAGACTGCAAGATGCTTTGGAAAATTGATGGCTGTCACCTCACAGATGATAGATCTTTGTACTCCAAGGCTCAAGCAGTTTTGCTATTTCACAATGCTATCCGTGACGACCGCTCCAACCTTCCCACCTCACCGAGAGCCAGATTTCAGAGGTGGATCTGGTTTAACATGGACTCACCTAACAACATACGCAAGATAGGAGGCATTGAAGCCCTTTTTAATTTGACCTTGAGCTACAGAAGAGATGCAGATATCCATGTCCGTTGGACACTGATGATTAAGAAGAACATAAATGAAGATTTTGTGCTACCCAAGAAGGAACGACTGCTTTGTTGGATTGTGGATAGTTATGACCTGCAGAATAAAACTGGGGACAAATACAGCTACTACAGAGAGCTTATAAAACACATTGAGGTGGATGTCTTTTATAGTAGGTCCAACAGCTCCTTAAAAGAAAACTATTCCCAGACTATCAGCAGCTGCAAATTCTATCTTTCCTTTGAGGATTCAATTTACAGAGACGGCATTACCGAAAAGTTCAATGAGCCTCTTGTAGCTGGTACTGTGCCCATAGCCTTGGGTCCACCAAGATTGGACTATGAGTATTTTGTCCCAGGTAGTTCCTTTATTCATGTAAATGACTTTCCTGGTGTTGCAAAACTGGTGGAGCACCTCCAGACTTTAGATAAGGACAATGAGGCTTACATGCGATATTTTGAATGGAAGCGTTTCTATGCTGTCAGACAACATCCTGTTGAGGAGAAGCATATGTTTGCACATGCCATCTGCCAGGCTTGTCATTATATAAGCATGAGGAAGGAGTACAGAGCCATACCTGATCTGTATAAGTGGATCTCGCAGTAA